GTGAGCGGGTGGGGGTCCAGCTCGAACGGGAGAACCTGTCGCCGGAAGAAAAGCAGCGCCGGCGGCAGCAGATCCTCTACTACCGCATTAACGAGGCCGCCTGCGACTTCTTTCACGCCAACCTCATGCGGTCCGAGGAGGCCAGGGCGGCCCGGGAGTATCTCAAGAAGAGAGGATACGGGCACGAGATCGCGCGTGAGTTTCGTCTCGGCTACGCGCTGGACCGCTGGGACGGGTTGACCCGCGCCCTGGCGGAAAAGGGTTTTGACCCCAAGGATATTCAGACCCTTGGCCTGACGCGGCCCGGTCAGCAGGGGCGGGGGGATTATGACCTCTTCCGCGGGCGGCTCATCTTTCCCATTCTCGACCTGCATGGGCAGGTGCAGGCCTTCGGGGGGAGGGTGCTCGGGGATGAACTGCCCAAGTATCTGAATTCGCCCGAATCGCCGATCTACCATAAGGCGCGTATTCTCTATGGTCTCTACCAGGGCCGGGAAGAGATGCGGCGCAGCGGCGAAGCGATCGTGGTCGAGGGCTACTTCGATCAGTTGGCCCTGCACCGCGCCGGTTTTCCGCAGGCGGTGGCGACCTGCGGCACTGCCCTGACAGAAGAGCATGCCCGGCTGCTCAAGCGTTACGCCAAAAAGGCCCTGCTCCTTTTCGATCAGGATGAGGCCGGCCGGCGGGCCACCTTCAAGGCCATGGATGTGCTGCAGGCGGCCGGACTGCCCGCCGCCGTTATTGCCCTGGATGAGGGGGATGACCCCGACTCCTTTCTGGCGGGAAAAGGGGCAGAGTCCTTTCGGAGCCGATTGCAGGCCGCCCGTCCGGTCCTGGAAGTCTTCATCGATGACGCCCTGGCCCGGCACGGGGGCAGCGTCGAAGGGCAGGCGAAGGCGGTGGAGGAAATCGCCGCCAAGCTGCGGGCCCTGACGGATGACATCGAGCGCAGTCTCTATATCCGGATGGTGGCGCAAAAGGTTGGCTTGGACGAGAGCCTGTTGCAGACGAAGGTGTCGGGACGCCGGCCGGCAGCGCCGTCGCCTCGGCAGGAAACACGGCCCAAACGGACGACTGCCTCGCCGCCTTCGGCGCCGGCCGCCGGTCTGCGGGCCCAGATGATGCTTCTCTACCTGTTGGTGCGTGAACCGCGGGCCCAGGAACGTGTAAAAGAGGAGGGAGTTGAAAATCTCTTTTTAGATGCGAATATAA
The sequence above is a segment of the Desulfuromonas sp. KJ2020 genome. Coding sequences within it:
- the dnaG gene encoding DNA primase: MHGRIPEDKIQEIRDRNDIVEVVSSYLPLKAAGPNNFGLCPFHSEKSPSFNVNAARQTFHCFGCGVSGNVFSFLMRMEGLSFVEAVRRLGERVGVQLERENLSPEEKQRRRQQILYYRINEAACDFFHANLMRSEEARAAREYLKKRGYGHEIAREFRLGYALDRWDGLTRALAEKGFDPKDIQTLGLTRPGQQGRGDYDLFRGRLIFPILDLHGQVQAFGGRVLGDELPKYLNSPESPIYHKARILYGLYQGREEMRRSGEAIVVEGYFDQLALHRAGFPQAVATCGTALTEEHARLLKRYAKKALLLFDQDEAGRRATFKAMDVLQAAGLPAAVIALDEGDDPDSFLAGKGAESFRSRLQAARPVLEVFIDDALARHGGSVEGQAKAVEEIAAKLRALTDDIERSLYIRMVAQKVGLDESLLQTKVSGRRPAAPSPRQETRPKRTTASPPSAPAAGLRAQMMLLYLLVREPRAQERVKEEGVENLFLDANIKELAEKILTLPSQETASAESLLSLAVDGVQQDIVQGVLREDAAAFAEEAEAIFVDCRQAVAKERLRRRKQELHQLIQRAESSGDLLEMARLQAELMQVNRQLK